In the genome of Streptomyces sp. P3, the window GGATGCTGGCGCACCGGGGCGGGCTCCGGCTGCTCGGCGGTCTGCTGGCGGTGACCGCGCCCGTGGGCGTGCTGGTGCTGTACGCGACGTCGGGGCTGTGGCCGGTGGCGGTGGGCGCGCTCGGGCTGTGGGCGGGGGCGCTCGCCTCGGCCCGGGCCGCCTTGCGCAGCGTGCGCCGCCCCAAGGGCACCCATGGCCGCAGGACCCCGCCGCCGCGTCGACCCGTCCTGATCATGAACGTGCGCTCGGGTGGCGGCAAGGTCGTCAAGCACGACCTCGCGGCGCGCGCCGAGGCGCTCGGCGCCCGGGTGATCCTGCTCGGCGTCGACGACGGGTACGTCGACCCGGCGGCCGAGGCCCGTCGGGCCGTCGCCGAGGGTGCGGACCTGCTCGGCGTCGCGGGCGGCGACGGCACCCAGGCGCTGGTCGCGGGCGTGGCCGCCGAACTCGACGTGCCCTTCCTGGTGGTCGCCGCCGGCACCCGCAACCACTTCGCCATGGACCTCGGCCTCGACCGCACCGACCCGGTGCGCAGCCTCGACGCCCTCACGAGCGGCGTCGAACTGCGCGTGGACCTCGGAGACGTCAGCGGACGGCCCTTCGTCAACACCGTCTCCTTCGGGGCGTACGCGGAGATAGTGCAGAGTCCCGACTACCGTGACGCCAAGGCCGCCACCGCCCTCGACCACCTGCCGGACCTGCTGCAGGGCGCCTCCGGCCCGGTTCTGACCGTACGCACGGACGACACCGCGGTCCACGCGCCGCAGGCGCTGCTGGTCAGCAACAACGCGTACGCCCGCGCCGACCCGCTGGGCGGCGGCCGTCGCCCCCGGCTGGACTCCGGGCTCCTGGGGGTGATCGGCGTGCGGGTGGAGAGCGCGGCGCAGGCCGCGGAACTCGCCCTGCTCGGCGAGCGCGCGGGCAGCATCACCTCGCTGACCTCCAAGCGCGTCGTCGTCGAGGCCGACCGCGAGCGCATCGCGGTGGCCGTCGACGGCGAGGCCCTCGAACTCGACATTCCCGTGGTGTGCACGGTACGGCCCGCCGCACTGCGGGTCCGGGTGCCGCGGCACCGCCCGGGCGCGGCCTACGCGCCCCCCACGGTCGACTGGCGGCGCGTCGCCCGTCTCGCACTCGGCCATCCCGACCCCCGCACCATCAAGGAGGCCTACGATGTCTGACCGCCCAGCGAAACTGACCGCCCGGCGACTGGTCGGCGACCTCGCCACCCTGGACCAGGCCCTGTACGAGGCGGTCACCGTGACCAGGACGCCCACCCTGGACACCGCGTTGCGCCGGTTGTCCGCGGCCGCCGACCATTCCAAGCTCTCCTTCGCGGTCGCCGCCGCGCTCGCCCTGCGCGGTGGCCGCCCGCGCCGCGCCGCGGTGCTCGGCGTCGCGGCCATCGGCGTCGCCTCGGCCAGTGCCAACCTGCTCGGCAAGCAGCTCGTGCGCCGTCCCCGGCCGCATCGTGCGGAGGACTCGCCGTACCCGGGCCGGCATGTGCCGATGCCGCAGTCGGCGTCGTTCCCGTCCGGACACACCGCCTCGGCCGTCGCCTTCGCCGCCGCCGTCGGCCCGACGCTGCCGGTCTCGGCCGTCCCGCTCGGCGC includes:
- a CDS encoding phosphatase PAP2 family protein — its product is MSDRPAKLTARRLVGDLATLDQALYEAVTVTRTPTLDTALRRLSAAADHSKLSFAVAAALALRGGRPRRAAVLGVAAIGVASASANLLGKQLVRRPRPHRAEDSPYPGRHVPMPQSASFPSGHTASAVAFAAAVGPTLPVSAVPLGALACAVGYSRIHTGVHYPGDVVAGAVLGTGAAALVLALAARVRD
- a CDS encoding diacylglycerol kinase family protein; amino-acid sequence: MAGAGSGGWLVLLAGFALLALAAAGVWWMLAHRGGLRLLGGLLAVTAPVGVLVLYATSGLWPVAVGALGLWAGALASARAALRSVRRPKGTHGRRTPPPRRPVLIMNVRSGGGKVVKHDLAARAEALGARVILLGVDDGYVDPAAEARRAVAEGADLLGVAGGDGTQALVAGVAAELDVPFLVVAAGTRNHFAMDLGLDRTDPVRSLDALTSGVELRVDLGDVSGRPFVNTVSFGAYAEIVQSPDYRDAKAATALDHLPDLLQGASGPVLTVRTDDTAVHAPQALLVSNNAYARADPLGGGRRPRLDSGLLGVIGVRVESAAQAAELALLGERAGSITSLTSKRVVVEADRERIAVAVDGEALELDIPVVCTVRPAALRVRVPRHRPGAAYAPPTVDWRRVARLALGHPDPRTIKEAYDV